The following are from one region of the Bradyrhizobium septentrionale genome:
- a CDS encoding IS1380-like element ISBdi2 family transposase: MTDDTILPFSFPAVHAKKVTAAFDGGRLTSNGGVMLLAMAERRLGLADNLARVFPDRRDPTRVVHSLVDMFRARMFAICCGYEDADDLDHLRSDPAFKLACGRLPDTGRDLCSQPTLSRLENAPRLRDVIRLTYTLVDAWMDSYPREPASVTLDIDDTCDVVHGHQQLSLFNAHYDERCFLPIHVYDTEKSRPVAVVLRPGKTPGGVEVRAHLRRLIRHIRTRWHNTRITFRGDGHYARPEAMAWCETNGIDYIFGLSGTKPLARKLDEAADDIRTRRAIENLPVLRGYTETRHKAKSWDRERRTVARIEATMLGLDIRFVVTSLDVGSAEWIYDSLYCARGQAENLIKLHKTQLASDRTSCRSALANQVRLVLHTAAYWLMLTVRDAIPKARELATAEFATLRLRLLKLAARVVETTSRIRLAFAAACPEADLIRGLPGALLPLGP; the protein is encoded by the coding sequence ATGACCGATGATACGATTCTGCCCTTCTCGTTTCCAGCCGTTCACGCCAAGAAAGTCACAGCTGCCTTCGATGGCGGTCGGCTGACCTCGAACGGGGGCGTGATGCTTCTGGCGATGGCCGAGCGGCGTCTCGGCTTGGCCGACAATTTGGCCCGGGTGTTCCCGGATCGGCGCGATCCGACGCGGGTCGTGCACAGCCTTGTCGATATGTTCCGCGCGCGCATGTTCGCGATCTGCTGCGGCTACGAGGACGCCGACGACCTCGATCATCTGCGGTCCGATCCCGCATTCAAGCTGGCCTGCGGACGGCTGCCGGACACGGGTCGCGATCTGTGTTCCCAACCGACGCTGTCGCGGCTGGAGAATGCTCCGCGCCTGCGCGACGTGATCCGACTGACCTACACTTTGGTCGACGCATGGATGGATAGCTACCCGCGCGAGCCGGCATCCGTCACGCTCGACATCGATGATACCTGCGATGTCGTCCACGGCCATCAGCAGCTCTCGCTGTTCAACGCTCATTATGACGAACGCTGCTTCCTGCCGATCCACGTCTACGACACGGAGAAGAGCCGGCCCGTGGCGGTCGTGCTGCGGCCCGGCAAGACGCCGGGCGGCGTCGAGGTGCGTGCCCACCTGCGCCGCCTGATCCGGCATATCCGGACGCGGTGGCACAACACGCGAATTACGTTCCGTGGCGACGGGCACTATGCCCGGCCGGAGGCAATGGCGTGGTGCGAGACCAACGGCATCGACTACATCTTCGGTCTGTCCGGCACCAAGCCGCTCGCCAGAAAACTCGACGAGGCCGCCGACGACATCCGCACGCGACGCGCCATCGAGAACCTGCCGGTTCTGCGTGGCTATACCGAGACGCGCCACAAGGCAAAGTCCTGGGATCGCGAACGGCGTACCGTCGCCCGTATTGAGGCGACGATGCTCGGCCTCGACATCCGTTTCGTCGTCACCAGCCTCGATGTCGGCTCGGCCGAGTGGATCTACGACAGCCTGTATTGCGCGCGCGGCCAAGCCGAGAATCTGATCAAGCTGCATAAGACACAGCTCGCCTCCGATCGCACCAGCTGCCGTTCGGCGCTCGCCAATCAAGTCCGCCTCGTTCTCCACACCGCCGCTTATTGGCTGATGCTGACCGTGCGCGACGCGATTCCCAAAGCCCGGGAATTGGCCACAGCCGAGTTCGCGACGCTGCGTCTTCGTCTCTTGAAACTCGCTGCCCGTGTGGTCGAGACCACGAGCCGCATTCGCCTTGCGTTTGCCGCGGCATGTCCCGAAGCCGACCTGATCCGCGGCTTGCCAGGCGCGCTGCTGCCTCTCGGTCCTTGA
- a CDS encoding serine O-acetyltransferase, which translates to MAAVLANAVQEPQARRAVLTTATEVFRRDPDVPRASMIDVAVTTVRNFEPGGEIETLLFSRGIHAVLAHRVAHALWRGGRKELALATKTIFGQAFATDIHPGAVFGRGVWLDHGLGFVVGETAEIEDDVSIWHGVTLGSTLKDSSDRRHPRLRRGCTIGAGTIILGGIDIGEGSVVAAGSIVLTPLRLERTHTTRTA; encoded by the coding sequence ATGGCAGCAGTGCTTGCCAACGCCGTTCAGGAACCTCAGGCGAGGCGGGCTGTCCTGACGACTGCAACGGAAGTGTTCCGACGAGATCCCGACGTGCCGCGCGCGTCGATGATCGACGTCGCGGTCACGACGGTGCGAAATTTCGAGCCGGGCGGAGAAATTGAGACCCTGTTGTTCTCAAGAGGCATTCACGCCGTCCTCGCGCATAGGGTGGCACATGCGCTCTGGCGTGGAGGTAGAAAAGAGCTCGCACTAGCAACGAAGACGATCTTCGGTCAAGCCTTCGCGACCGACATTCATCCCGGAGCGGTATTCGGCCGCGGAGTCTGGCTGGATCACGGTCTGGGTTTCGTTGTCGGGGAGACTGCGGAGATTGAGGACGATGTCAGCATCTGGCATGGCGTCACGCTCGGCAGCACCCTGAAGGATAGCAGCGACCGCCGCCATCCCCGCTTGCGGCGTGGATGCACGATCGGCGCCGGCACGATCATCCTGGGCGGAATCGATATCGGCGAGGGAAGCGTCGTCGCGGCCGGTTCGATCGTTCTGACCCCGTTGCGCCTGGAACGTACGCATACGACGAGGACCGCGTGA
- the tnpC gene encoding IS66 family transposase, with protein sequence MISKPDDLPSDLVSALAALQAEREARLRAEAMAASAQAELSNNEALVAHLELRIEKLKRELYGQRSERTARLLEQLELELEDLVATASEDELAAQAAAAKTQNVRPFTRKRPVRKPWPDDIEHERVVIDAPTSCACCGGSRLAKVGEDVTKTLEEIPRRFKVIETVREKFTCRDCEKISQPPAPFHATPRGFIGPQLLATILFDKFGMHIPLNRQSARFKAERIDLPLSTLADQVGHGTFAVMPLFHLIERHVLAAERLHGDDTTIRILAKGKCTTGRIWTYVRDDRPFAGPAPPAAVYYASSDRRGEHPQKHLAAFAGILQADCYNGFEPLFDPQKKVLPITPAFCFAHARRGFFELADIEKNAREGKRGKPVSPIALEAVRRLDVLFEIERAINGCGAEERRAVRQEKSKPLLGDMHAWLLRERETLSRSSEVLKPMNYMLRRWDDFARFLDDGRICLTNNCAERALRGIALGRRNWTFAGSQRGADRAAIMLTMITTCRLNDVDPKAWLADVLARIADLPASRLHELLPWEWKLLRQADKPADQQAA encoded by the coding sequence GTGATATCAAAGCCGGACGATCTTCCATCGGACCTTGTCAGTGCCCTGGCGGCGCTGCAGGCCGAGCGTGAGGCGCGGCTGCGAGCTGAGGCGATGGCTGCCAGCGCGCAGGCGGAGCTGTCGAACAACGAGGCGCTGGTCGCGCATCTCGAGCTGCGGATCGAGAAGCTCAAACGCGAACTGTACGGGCAGCGCTCCGAGCGCACGGCGCGGCTGCTCGAGCAGTTGGAACTGGAGCTCGAAGACCTCGTCGCCACGGCGAGCGAGGATGAGCTTGCGGCGCAGGCCGCAGCGGCGAAGACGCAGAACGTCCGCCCCTTCACGCGCAAGCGGCCGGTGCGCAAGCCTTGGCCGGACGACATCGAACACGAGCGCGTCGTCATTGACGCTCCGACGAGCTGCGCCTGCTGCGGCGGATCGCGGCTGGCGAAGGTCGGCGAGGATGTGACCAAGACGCTGGAGGAGATCCCGCGTCGCTTCAAGGTCATCGAGACAGTGCGCGAGAAGTTCACCTGCCGCGATTGCGAGAAGATCAGCCAGCCGCCTGCGCCGTTCCATGCCACGCCGCGCGGCTTCATCGGCCCACAATTGCTGGCGACGATCCTGTTCGACAAGTTCGGCATGCATATCCCGCTCAACCGCCAGAGTGCGCGCTTTAAGGCCGAGAGGATCGATTTGCCGCTGTCGACGCTGGCCGACCAGGTCGGCCACGGGACCTTCGCCGTCATGCCACTCTTCCACTTGATCGAACGCCATGTGCTCGCTGCTGAGCGCCTTCATGGCGATGACACCACCATCCGTATCCTGGCGAAGGGCAAGTGCACGACCGGGCGGATCTGGACTTATGTGCGGGATGACCGGCCCTTTGCCGGGCCTGCGCCGCCGGCGGCGGTCTATTACGCCTCGAGCGACCGACGAGGCGAGCATCCGCAGAAGCATCTGGCCGCCTTCGCCGGCATCCTGCAAGCCGATTGCTACAACGGCTTCGAGCCGCTGTTCGACCCGCAGAAGAAGGTGCTGCCGATTACGCCGGCGTTTTGCTTCGCCCATGCGCGGCGGGGCTTCTTCGAGCTGGCTGACATCGAGAAGAATGCCCGGGAAGGCAAGAGAGGTAAACCGGTCTCTCCGATCGCGCTGGAGGCGGTCAGGCGCCTGGATGTGTTGTTCGAGATCGAGCGCGCCATTAACGGCTGCGGCGCCGAAGAGCGGCGCGCCGTGCGCCAGGAAAAGAGCAAGCCGCTCCTCGGGGACATGCACGCCTGGTTGCTGCGTGAGCGCGAAACCCTCTCTCGCTCCTCCGAGGTCCTGAAGCCTATGAATTACATGCTCAGGCGCTGGGACGACTTCGCCCGCTTCCTCGACGATGGCAGGATCTGCTTGACCAACAATTGTGCTGAGCGCGCATTGAGAGGCATCGCCTTGGGAAGGCGCAACTGGACCTTCGCCGGCAGCCAGCGTGGTGCCGACCGTGCCGCCATCATGCTGACGATGATCACGACCTGTCGTCTCAACGACGTCGATCCGAAAGCCTGGCTCGCCGACGTCCTCGCCCGTATCGCCGATCTTCCCGCATCGCGTCTGCACGAATTGCTGCCCTGGGAATGGAAGCTCCTGCGCCAAGCCGACAAGCCCGCCGATCAGCAGGCCGCCTGA
- the tnpB gene encoding IS66 family insertion sequence element accessory protein TnpB (TnpB, as the term is used for proteins encoded by IS66 family insertion elements, is considered an accessory protein, since TnpC, encoded by a neighboring gene, is a DDE family transposase.) — MIPVPTGARVWLATGYTDMRRGFPSLALQVQEVLRKDPLSGHLFVFRGRRSDLVKMIWHDGQGACLFTKRLERGRFIWPSVAGESVTISPAQLSYLLSGIDWRNPQETQRPTRVG, encoded by the coding sequence ATGATCCCGGTTCCGACAGGCGCGCGAGTGTGGCTCGCGACAGGCTACACGGATATGCGCAGAGGCTTTCCGTCGTTGGCACTCCAAGTGCAGGAGGTGTTGCGCAAAGACCCGCTCAGCGGTCATCTGTTCGTCTTCCGCGGTCGCCGCAGCGATCTTGTGAAGATGATCTGGCACGATGGCCAGGGAGCATGCTTGTTTACCAAAAGACTCGAGAGAGGAAGGTTCATCTGGCCATCGGTTGCCGGTGAATCGGTAACGATCTCTCCGGCGCAATTGAGCTATCTGTTGTCCGGGATCGATTGGCGCAACCCTCAAGAAACCCAGCGTCCGACGCGGGTCGGTTAG
- the tnpA gene encoding IS66-like element accessory protein TnpA, with protein sequence MTISRAEVITSVERRRRWSQDEKERLVAASFEPGATVSEVARMAGLHVSQLFRWRKELCKHGETSVAPLVPVEIGPSVPPRDVAEAPLTTAPARRRRSQGIIEIDLGSGHRIRVDGDVDGDALRRVLDALVRR encoded by the coding sequence ATGACGATTTCGCGGGCAGAGGTGATCACATCGGTCGAGCGGCGGCGTCGGTGGTCACAGGATGAGAAGGAACGGCTAGTTGCAGCATCGTTCGAGCCCGGAGCCACTGTTTCCGAGGTGGCTCGCATGGCCGGCCTTCATGTGAGCCAGCTGTTCAGGTGGCGCAAAGAGCTTTGCAAGCACGGTGAAACGAGTGTAGCGCCGTTGGTGCCGGTCGAGATTGGGCCGTCTGTGCCGCCGCGGGATGTGGCCGAAGCGCCATTGACGACGGCGCCGGCGCGTCGACGGAGGAGCCAGGGCATCATCGAGATTGATCTCGGTAGCGGACACCGCATCCGGGTCGACGGTGACGTTGATGGAGACGCGCTGCGGCGAGTTCTCGATGCCCTGGTGCGCCGATGA
- a CDS encoding acyltransferase family protein: MSNAMLKSSYDLPNLPRPPTPFPKTPGRWLPKEVARLSILDGMRGIAAICVAFLHFYEPFQFGPQNWIPRGYLAVDFFFCLSGYVMAFAYDPSRVELSPTELIKRRLIRLHPLVVIGSLLGFVVAVLGRFYAPVAAALFNFSVTEFFILLTSSALLLPHLFLSDPSFPIFPLVAPAWSLLCEYVASLTFALFLRQLSLRWLLAMLAFAAVATAYTCYDFGSLNGGYDRRTFWIGFVRVGFSFIAGVVAYRIGRQPLLPRAAYYLPLILLATFFWPFLWKPYDFLIVTIVYPLLVWLGANAIGSPSINRFSEFIGDLSYPLYMTHYVLLMLLFGGTSAGWVAQNHAALAVPTMTLVAIAFSFLVKRYLDEPIRATLHHRSIEH; encoded by the coding sequence ATGTCGAACGCGATGCTCAAATCCAGCTACGACCTCCCGAATTTACCGCGCCCCCCAACGCCTTTCCCGAAGACCCCGGGTCGCTGGCTGCCAAAAGAGGTCGCGCGACTGAGCATTCTTGACGGCATGCGGGGAATTGCTGCCATCTGCGTCGCCTTTTTACACTTTTATGAACCCTTTCAGTTCGGTCCTCAGAACTGGATTCCTCGCGGTTATCTCGCTGTAGATTTTTTCTTTTGCTTGTCAGGGTATGTAATGGCATTTGCCTACGACCCTTCTCGCGTAGAATTGTCACCCACAGAGCTTATTAAACGGCGTCTGATACGACTGCATCCGCTGGTCGTAATTGGCTCCTTGTTGGGCTTCGTTGTGGCTGTACTCGGACGATTCTATGCGCCTGTGGCTGCCGCATTATTCAATTTTAGTGTCACGGAGTTTTTTATTCTCCTCACCTCCAGCGCACTTCTATTGCCGCACCTATTTCTCAGCGATCCCAGCTTTCCTATTTTTCCTTTAGTCGCTCCCGCCTGGTCATTGCTTTGCGAGTATGTGGCGAGCCTAACGTTTGCTCTTTTTCTGCGCCAACTATCGCTTCGATGGTTGCTAGCGATGCTCGCCTTCGCCGCGGTTGCAACGGCATACACGTGCTACGATTTCGGAAGCCTAAACGGCGGTTACGACCGCAGAACCTTCTGGATTGGCTTTGTACGGGTAGGTTTTTCATTTATCGCGGGCGTTGTTGCTTACCGTATTGGCAGGCAACCGCTGTTGCCACGGGCAGCATATTACCTTCCACTTATCCTGCTTGCGACCTTCTTTTGGCCCTTCCTTTGGAAGCCCTACGATTTCCTGATCGTCACAATCGTATATCCGCTCCTTGTTTGGCTGGGCGCTAATGCAATCGGGAGTCCGTCGATCAACCGTTTTAGCGAGTTTATCGGAGATCTTTCATATCCGCTTTATATGACCCACTACGTTCTACTCATGCTATTGTTCGGCGGAACTTCGGCAGGTTGGGTTGCGCAGAATCATGCAGCGCTAGCGGTACCAACCATGACTCTAGTGGCAATCGCTTTTAGCTTTCTTGTTAAGCGATATCTCGACGAACCGATCCGAGCCACTTTGCATCACAGATCAATTGAGCACTGA
- the tnpA gene encoding IS66-like element accessory protein TnpA, which translates to MRRLEVFTGAGRRRKWSDEDKARIVAEIVASGDSVCSVARRHGLSPQQLFGWRRQLREAAGGHSEVEEVQFVPAVVDAVVPAPALGRERKAVRCKAKTDSGIIEIEVDGITIRAGRGADPTMIASIVQTLKASR; encoded by the coding sequence GTGCGACGGCTTGAGGTCTTCACTGGAGCCGGCCGTCGGCGGAAGTGGAGCGACGAGGACAAGGCGCGGATTGTTGCGGAGATCGTGGCGAGCGGCGACTCGGTCTGTTCGGTAGCGCGACGGCATGGATTGTCGCCGCAGCAGTTGTTTGGCTGGCGCCGTCAGTTGCGAGAAGCTGCGGGCGGTCATTCCGAAGTGGAAGAAGTACAGTTTGTGCCGGCGGTGGTGGATGCCGTAGTGCCGGCGCCCGCTCTTGGCCGTGAGCGCAAAGCGGTGCGCTGCAAGGCCAAGACGGATTCCGGGATCATCGAGATCGAAGTCGACGGAATCACGATCCGGGCCGGTCGTGGTGCGGACCCGACGATGATTGCGTCGATCGTCCAGACACTGAAGGCGAGCCGGTGA
- the tnpB gene encoding IS66 family insertion sequence element accessory protein TnpB (TnpB, as the term is used for proteins encoded by IS66 family insertion elements, is considered an accessory protein, since TnpC, encoded by a neighboring gene, is a DDE family transposase.) has protein sequence MIGPSGVVRVMVATKPVDFRKGMEGLATLVRESMRADPFSGAVYVFRAKRADRIKLVFWDGTGLCLFTKRLEDGIFRWPKVEDGVMRLSAAQLSALLEGLDWRLVHEARATPAPTQAG, from the coding sequence GTGATTGGTCCGTCGGGTGTGGTCCGGGTGATGGTGGCGACCAAACCGGTAGACTTCCGCAAGGGGATGGAAGGGCTTGCGACCCTGGTGCGCGAGAGCATGCGGGCAGACCCATTCTCGGGAGCTGTCTATGTGTTCCGGGCCAAGCGGGCGGATCGGATCAAGCTGGTGTTCTGGGACGGAACGGGTCTGTGTCTGTTCACCAAGAGGCTGGAGGATGGGATCTTCCGCTGGCCGAAGGTCGAGGACGGCGTGATGCGTCTGTCGGCGGCGCAATTGTCGGCGCTGCTGGAGGGGCTCGACTGGCGGCTTGTGCATGAGGCACGGGCGACGCCGGCGCCAACACAAGCGGGATAG
- a CDS encoding transposase domain-containing protein, which yields MLLAERCESERLRQIIKELQRHRFGRRAETLPEDQMLLGLEDVEQVAAYGETAQDVSAPEGREVQAGRRRVNRGAFAGAPAADRSRRRHRGQDLSLLPGRVTPDRRG from the coding sequence ATGCTGCTTGCCGAGCGGTGCGAGAGCGAACGACTGCGTCAGATCATCAAGGAATTGCAGCGACATCGGTTTGGCCGACGGGCAGAGACGCTGCCTGAAGATCAGATGCTGCTGGGCCTGGAAGACGTCGAGCAGGTCGCAGCGTACGGCGAGACGGCGCAGGACGTCAGCGCACCTGAAGGCCGTGAGGTGCAAGCCGGTAGGCGCCGCGTCAACCGTGGCGCCTTTGCCGGCGCACCTGCCGCGGATCGAAGTCGTCGTCGACATCGAGGGCAAGACCTGTCCCTGCTGCCAGGGCGAGTTACACCGGATCGGCGAGGATAG
- the tnpC gene encoding IS66 family transposase — translation MAPLPAHLPRIEVVVDIEGKTCPCCQGELHRIGEDRSERLDLVPAQFRILVTRRPKYACRACEDGVMQAPAPARLIEGGLPTEATIAQVLVSKYADHLPLYRQAQIYARQGIELDRSTLADWVGQAAFHLRPLHDRLLGKLRRRPKLFADETTMPVLDPGRGRTKTGQLWAYAADDQPWGGADPPGVAYVYAPDRKADRPIAHLAGFKGILQVDGYAGYGKLAERGDVQLAFCWSHMRRNFYELAAPGPAPIAGEALKHIAEFYAIEKDIRGRSAEERCLVRQQKSRPLAEAFEQWLRAKLPLISHDTKHAGWRIVDTRWDVGKVGWD, via the coding sequence GTGGCGCCTTTGCCGGCGCACCTGCCGCGGATCGAAGTCGTCGTCGACATCGAGGGCAAGACCTGTCCCTGCTGCCAGGGCGAGTTACACCGGATCGGCGAGGATAGAAGCGAGCGGCTGGACCTGGTCCCGGCGCAGTTCCGGATCCTCGTGACCCGGCGTCCCAAATACGCCTGCCGCGCTTGCGAGGACGGCGTCATGCAGGCGCCGGCCCCGGCTCGACTGATTGAGGGTGGGTTGCCGACCGAAGCAACCATCGCCCAGGTTCTGGTGTCCAAATATGCCGATCACCTGCCGCTCTATCGGCAGGCGCAGATTTACGCCCGCCAGGGCATTGAGCTCGATCGTTCGACGCTGGCGGACTGGGTCGGACAAGCCGCCTTCCACCTGCGTCCGTTGCATGACCGTCTCCTCGGCAAGCTCAGGCGACGGCCAAAGCTGTTCGCCGACGAGACAACGATGCCGGTGCTCGATCCTGGCCGTGGGCGCACCAAGACCGGCCAGCTCTGGGCCTATGCGGCGGACGACCAGCCATGGGGCGGCGCCGATCCGCCGGGCGTCGCCTATGTCTATGCTCCCGATCGCAAGGCCGACCGACCAATCGCCCATCTGGCAGGCTTCAAGGGGATCCTGCAGGTCGATGGCTATGCTGGCTATGGCAAGCTGGCCGAGCGTGGCGACGTTCAGCTTGCATTCTGCTGGTCCCACATGCGGCGTAACTTCTACGAACTCGCCGCCCCCGGTCCCGCGCCCATTGCGGGCGAGGCGCTCAAGCATATCGCCGAGTTCTATGCCATCGAGAAGGACATCCGTGGCCGTAGCGCCGAGGAGCGCTGTCTCGTTCGGCAACAGAAAAGCCGACCGCTGGCGGAAGCCTTCGAGCAGTGGCTCCGCGCAAAGCTCCCGTTGATTAGCCACGACACGAAGCACGCCGGGTGGAGAATTGTGGACACACGATGGGACGTTGGCAAAGTTGGCTGGGATTGA